Within the Cupriavidus malaysiensis genome, the region CGCGAGCTGCTGCGCCAGCGCCTGCTGGAGCGCGTGCCCATGCAGCGCTTCGTGCGCGTCGAGGAGGTGGCGGAGATGGCGGCCTGGTTGTGCTCCCCGTCATGCAGCTTCAGCACGGGCGCGGTGTTCGATATCAGTGGCGGACGGGCGGTCTACTAGACCACTGAATCATTGAATTGGCATGGCAGGTACCGACCGATTTCAGCGATTCCGTGGACTAGTTCAGTGGACCGGGCATCGCCCGCGCAACCGCATCGGCCTGCGCAGCCGCTTCGGCGATAATGGCCGGCCGGGCAAGACATGGCCCCCGAGCTGCGCCAGGCCAGTCTCTCCCCTCCAAGAATCCCCGGCAACCGCCCACCGGCCCCTGAGCACGATATGAGCAGTCCACCGCGCAGCCAACGCGCCGACCCGCCCGCGCGGGTCACGATCCGAGACGTCGCCCGCGCCGCCGGCGTTTCCGTCGGCACCGCTTCGCGCGCGCTCAACCGCAGCGGGCCGGTCAGCGAAGCCGCGGTACAGGCGGTCGAGCGTGCTGCCAAGGCGCTCGCCTACGCGCCCGACCCGATCGCGCAGAGCATGCGCACCGGCACTTCCGGCGTCATTGGCGTGCTGGTCTCGGACCTCGCCAACCCGCTCTACGGCCGCATCATCACCGCGGTCGAGACCCGCCTGCAGCGCGAGGGCTACGCCATGGTGGTCGGCAACACGCACAACAGCAAGGCACAGGAGCGGATGATGGTGGACCTGTTCCGCCGGCGCCGCGTGGACGGCCTGATCCTGGGACCGTGCGAGGAAGAGCGGCCGGCCTATCTCGAACAGATCGCGCGCGACCTGCCGGTGGTGGCACTGGACCGCGACTTCGGCGCGCACGGCGCCGGCGTGCACGTCGATCATCGCCGTGGTGCCGGCGAGGCCACGCGCTACCTGCTGGATCTCGGCCACACCCGCATCGCGCTGATGTCGTCCGATGGCGCGCTGCGCCCCGGGCGCGAGCGCATCGAGGGCTACCGCGCGGCCCTCGCCGAGCGCGGCCTGCCGGCCGATGAGGCGCTGGTGCGTACCAGCCGTTCGGCCATGGATCTCTCGTTCAGCGATGCGCTGGCCCTGCTGTCGGCGCCGGCACGTCCCACTGCCTTTCTCTGCCTCGGCACGCGCATCCTCTCCGGCGTGCTGCAGGCGCTCAAGCAGAGCGGACTGCGCGTGCCGCGCGATGTCAGCCTGATCTGCATCGGCGACGGTGACCTGCCGCAGCTCTTCTCGCCGGCCATCACCGCGGTGAGCTGGGACCTGGAGGCGGCAGGCACGTCGTCCGCCGAGATGGTGCTGCGTGCCATCGACGGCGCGGCACAGGGCAAGGAAGGCGCCGCGCCTGCGCGCCGGGAGGTCAGCTTGACGCCGCATCTCGTGGTGCGCGAGTCGTGCGCGCCGCCGCCGGCTGCGGCCGCGCGCTGACGCCCTTTGATCAGGCCGTTTCCGCCCGGCGAGGCCCGCTCATCGCCGGCCGGCCGGGGCGGAAATACAGTACGAAGATCAACGCGGCAAGCACCAGGGCCGAACTGAGCAACAGCAGGCTCAACGTGAAGCCGCCGGTCGCCGCCTTGATGGCGCCGACCGCCACCGGCGCCACCATGCCCGCGCTGCCGCCGACCGTGCTGACGATGGCGATGCCGGCGGCCGCGCTGCGTCCCGACAGCAGGCTGCCCGGCATGGACCACAGCACGGTGAACGCGCTGGAGGTGCCGGCCGCGGCCAGCGCGAGGCACAGGATCGCCGGCAAGGCATCGTGCTGGAAGCGCGTGGTCAGCATCAGGCCGGCAGCACCGGCGAGGGCGCCCGCGGCGAAGTGCCAGCGGCGCTCGCCGGTGCGGTCCGAGTGCCGGCCGACGAGGAGCGAGGCGATCACGCCGGTAGTGGCGGGCACGATGGCGTAGAGGCCGACCTGCATCACTGTCAGCCCCATGCCCTTGAGCATGGTCGGTTGCCAGAAGGCGAGCGCGTAGATGCCGAGGATCAGCAGGAAGGAGACGAAGCCCAGTACCCAGACGCGCGCATCGCGCATGGCGGCGCCGAGGCCGCTGTGGGCATCGGCCGGCGGCGCGGGCGAGTCCGCGCGCAGCAGTGCCTGCAGCCTTGCCTTGTCGGCCTCGTGCAGCCAGGCGGCCTCGGCGGGCCGGTCCGGCAGCGTGCGGAAGGCCACGATGCCCAGCAGCACGCAGGGGATGCCCTCCAGCAGATAGAGCCATTGCCAGCCGCGCAGGCCGGCGGCGCCATCGAGGTAGGTCATGATCGCGCCGGCCATCGGACCGGCCAGGATCGGCGCCACGCTGAACGCCATGAAGAACAGCGCGGTGGCTTGCGCCAGCCGGCGGCGCGGGAACCACAGCGTCAGGTAGTAGAGCACGCCCGGCGCGAAGCCGGCCTCGAACACGCCGATGAGGAAGCGCAGTGCGTAGAACTGCGTCGGCGTGCGCACGAACATCATCGCCGCCGAGGCCAGGCCCCACAGGCACAGGATGCGCAGCAGCGTCGCGCGCACGCCGATGCGCGCCAGCAGCAGGTTGCTCGGCACCTCGAACACCGCGTAGCCGACGAAGAAGAGGCTTGCGCCCAGGCCGAACACGGCATCGCTGAAGGCCAGCTGTTCCTTCATCTGCAACTGCGCATAGCCGACGTTGGTGCGGTCGAGGTAGTTGAACACATAGCAGAGGCACAGCACCGGCAGCAGCCGCCAGCCGATGCGGTGGAACAGCGCAGCCTCGTCGCCCGCGCGTGCCGGGATCGATGTACGCCCGTTCATCGCGCCGCTCCCGTCGGGGCGGCATGGACGGCAGGCACGGTGGGGCCGGCATGGGCCGGTGCGGGCAGGCGTGCGCCTGTTGGCGTGGCGAGGCTCATTGGGGGATGTCTCCGTTCTGTTCTGTTCTGGTCTTGTCTCGGGTGGATGCCATCGCTGCGGGCGATCGGCGCGGGCGAGCGGTGTGACTTGTCGCGCCCGCATCGATTGTCGGCAGCGGGCGCGCGGGACACTGTCGCCTTTTGGCAGTCGCGGATGGGGGAATACCCTTCTCGCCGTCGCCGGCCATTCCGCGGCGCGGGGATGGCTTGGTATATTGCAGCGGTCGTTTTCCCGAAGTCGCGCGATGCCGTCCGACACCATGCGAGACCACTCCACCACCAGGCCGGAAGGTGCTCCTGCCGAACTGCTCTCACCGGAACTGGAAGCCCTGCTGCGCGCGCACGCCATCCGCAAGCGCCTGGCCCGGGGCGACGTGCTGTTCACCTACGGTTCGTCGCCCGATGCGCTGTTCTGCGTGGAGCGGGGCCAGATCCGCTTCAGCGTCACCGCGGCCAGCGGCAAGGAGGCGGTGCTCAGCATGCTGGAGTCGGGCCAATGGTTCGGTGAGGTGTCGCTCTTCATCGATGCGCCGCGTGTCTACGATGCGCGCGCGATGGTCGACAGCGAACTGCTGATGGTGCCGGCCACTTCCTTCCACGAGATCGTCGACGAGCGGCCGGCTTTCCTGCTGGAGTTCATGCGCCTGGTCTGCCGGCGCTACCGCTGGGCACTGGAGTGGATCGACGAGACCATGCTGCTGCCGCTGCCCATGCGGCTGGCGCGCCGGCTGCTGGCGGCAAAGCATGCGCACGACCTGTCCGCGACGGGCGTCCCGCAAGAGCCGGCGGCGCTGCGGCTGTCGCAGGAAGACCTGGGGCAGATGCTTGGCGTCTCGCGGCAGAGCGTGAACCGCCAGCTCAAGGAATGGGAGGCGCAGGGGATGCTCCGGCTCGACTACGGGCGTGTCACGCTGCTCGACCAGGAGGCCTTGCGCCGCCTGGCCTGAGGCTTGGCTCGATGTCGGGCCGGCGCCGGGGCTCGCATCCCGGCCGGTGCCTCAGCCGACCGAGAATTCCGCACCGCCCCTGGGGCGGATATAGCGCGGCATCGGCATCATGCCGGCCTGCACCGCGCCGAGGATCGCCGCTTCGATCGCGCCCGCGTCCATGATGCTGTGGTATTCGCCGCCGACGAAATTGATGTTGGCGCCGTGCACGACCATGATGCCCTCCGCCGCCTCGCTTGCCTCCGCCGGCACCGAGAAGGTGTGGATCGAGCCGCCCGGCTCGTACAGGTAGCTGCCGGCGGTCTGCGGGTCGCCGGGATACTCCACGTAGTTCCACCGTCCCTTGGTCGTGTAGAAATGCACGGTACCGGTGTGGAAATGCGTCGGCAGCACGGTGCCGGGGGCGAAGCAGCCGTACAGTACCCAGACGCCATTCTCGCGGTCGAGGAACAATGGCGTGATGGTCACGCCCGGCACTTCGGTGGGCAGGCGCGGCGCCGTCTCGACATTGAGGGTCAGCAGGCGATCCTGGTGGGTGGTGGCTTCTGGCAGGGTCATGGTCGATGTCTCCGGATTTCGGTGGGGAACATGCCGCTCAGGCGGTGGCCGTCGCGGGCGCCCGGGCGTCGCCCAGCAAGGCCTCGATGGCCTGGTGCCTGCGCTCGGCCGGCAGGCCGGCCAGCAGTTGCCGCAGCATGGACAGGCTGTCGTAGTAGATGCGCTCGCAGGCCAGCCTGTCGCCGTCGAACAGGAAGAAGGCCGTCATGCGGCAGCGGAACGGGTTGCCGGTGGGCGGCAGCCCGTTCAGGTTGCCCCGGTGCGTGCCGAGCAGCCAGAACTCCACCACCACGGCATCGTCGGCGTGGCGCAGCTGGATGATCTCGCTGCGCTGGTCGGGGAAGGCCTGGCGGCTCTGCGCGTAGTAGCGCCGGACATCGTCATGGCCGTCGAAGACGTGCCCGGTGGCGATCAGTTCGTAGCGCGGGTGCGGGAAGGTCGACAGCACCGCGTCGAAATCCTGCCGGACCTCGTCGGCGAAGTGGTCCAGCACGATGCGCTCACGGCGGGCGCGCAGTTCGGCGTCGGGGATTGGGGTGTGCATTGCGGTCTCCATGCTCGATATCGTTGTGCGCGGATCGCGCCCGGCTGCGCAAGGGGCGTGCCGTGGATGCGATCGCGGGACGATTATCGGCAGGACGTGCGCGCAAGACTGTCGCGGATTGGCGGTTGCCGTTCAGGAGTTTCCTGGGGGAGCGGACCGGCGCGGCGTGCCGGCTCAGGCGTCCGCCGCCTCGCCGCGGATATGCGAGGCTGCCGCTTTCTGCAGGTCGAGGTCGTACTCGAGCTGCGCCGGATCTTTGACATGTAATTAGGCGCCATATAATATGGCGACTATGATTGAGCTTGAGCAAAAATACCGGGCCCTGCTGGACGAGGCGGAACGCCGTGGGCTGCCGGACGTGGACAATATCCGCCTGTGTTTCCAGGCGCTGTCGCTGGCCGCCGCGATCGACCGCGATTGCGCGGCGATGCTGGCGCCGCATGGATTATCCGAAGGACGCTTCGTGCTGCTGTTCCTGCTGGACGCGGCCGGCGCGGGCATCGCGCCCA harbors:
- a CDS encoding LacI family DNA-binding transcriptional regulator; this encodes MSSPPRSQRADPPARVTIRDVARAAGVSVGTASRALNRSGPVSEAAVQAVERAAKALAYAPDPIAQSMRTGTSGVIGVLVSDLANPLYGRIITAVETRLQREGYAMVVGNTHNSKAQERMMVDLFRRRRVDGLILGPCEEERPAYLEQIARDLPVVALDRDFGAHGAGVHVDHRRGAGEATRYLLDLGHTRIALMSSDGALRPGRERIEGYRAALAERGLPADEALVRTSRSAMDLSFSDALALLSAPARPTAFLCLGTRILSGVLQALKQSGLRVPRDVSLICIGDGDLPQLFSPAITAVSWDLEAAGTSSAEMVLRAIDGAAQGKEGAAPARREVSLTPHLVVRESCAPPPAAAAR
- a CDS encoding MFS transporter, which produces MNGRTSIPARAGDEAALFHRIGWRLLPVLCLCYVFNYLDRTNVGYAQLQMKEQLAFSDAVFGLGASLFFVGYAVFEVPSNLLLARIGVRATLLRILCLWGLASAAMMFVRTPTQFYALRFLIGVFEAGFAPGVLYYLTLWFPRRRLAQATALFFMAFSVAPILAGPMAGAIMTYLDGAAGLRGWQWLYLLEGIPCVLLGIVAFRTLPDRPAEAAWLHEADKARLQALLRADSPAPPADAHSGLGAAMRDARVWVLGFVSFLLILGIYALAFWQPTMLKGMGLTVMQVGLYAIVPATTGVIASLLVGRHSDRTGERRWHFAAGALAGAAGLMLTTRFQHDALPAILCLALAAAGTSSAFTVLWSMPGSLLSGRSAAAGIAIVSTVGGSAGMVAPVAVGAIKAATGGFTLSLLLLSSALVLAALIFVLYFRPGRPAMSGPRRAETA
- a CDS encoding Crp/Fnr family transcriptional regulator encodes the protein MRDHSTTRPEGAPAELLSPELEALLRAHAIRKRLARGDVLFTYGSSPDALFCVERGQIRFSVTAASGKEAVLSMLESGQWFGEVSLFIDAPRVYDARAMVDSELLMVPATSFHEIVDERPAFLLEFMRLVCRRYRWALEWIDETMLLPLPMRLARRLLAAKHAHDLSATGVPQEPAALRLSQEDLGQMLGVSRQSVNRQLKEWEAQGMLRLDYGRVTLLDQEALRRLA
- a CDS encoding 2,4'-dihydroxyacetophenone dioxygenase family protein codes for the protein MTLPEATTHQDRLLTLNVETAPRLPTEVPGVTITPLFLDRENGVWVLYGCFAPGTVLPTHFHTGTVHFYTTKGRWNYVEYPGDPQTAGSYLYEPGGSIHTFSVPAEASEAAEGIMVVHGANINFVGGEYHSIMDAGAIEAAILGAVQAGMMPMPRYIRPRGGAEFSVG
- a CDS encoding ester cyclase translates to MHTPIPDAELRARRERIVLDHFADEVRQDFDAVLSTFPHPRYELIATGHVFDGHDDVRRYYAQSRQAFPDQRSEIIQLRHADDAVVVEFWLLGTHRGNLNGLPPTGNPFRCRMTAFFLFDGDRLACERIYYDSLSMLRQLLAGLPAERRHQAIEALLGDARAPATATA